The sequence ACTAACAACCCAATGGATCTGGATAGCCATGGGACTCATGTTGCAGGGGCGATCGCCGCTGTGAATAACGGGTTTGGTGCCACAGGAGTCGCTTACGACGCCAAAATTATGCCTGTCAAGGTTATCGGTGGGCGAGAGGATCGCCGCTTGAGCACCTTTGATGCCAATGTTGCTGCTGGAATTCGTTATGCCGTGTTAAACGGAGCGCGAGTGCTTAATCTCAGCCTGGGCAATAATCCGGGTGACCCTCCTATGCCTGAAACCGAAGCCGCACTGCGCTTTGCTAAGCAGTTTGGGGCGATCGCCATCATGGCATCGGGCAACGAGAAATTGATTGGAGCCATCCAACCCATCTACCCCGCTCTGTATGCAAGCAGCAATCTGGGAGTTGGAGTAGGGGCGATCGACATCCGCCGACGATTAGCCAGTTTCTCGAATCCAGCGGGCGATCGCCCCCTCGATTTTGTCGTTGCCCCCGGTGTAACGGTCTATTCCACTGTTCCTGGGGATCAATTTGACAGCCAAAACTGGAGCGGAACATCGATGGCATCCCCTCACGTTGCCGGAGTCGCAGCCCTGATTCTCAGTGCCAATCCCAACTTAACCGTCGATCAGGTAGAGAGCATTCTGGCAGCAACCGCTAACCCTAACGGCATCATCGTGTCTTAGGCATGGCAATTTAATCTGTTCGATTATTGGGTGGGAGCGGGTTTTGCCATCAAATGGCAAAACCCTGATCCCGAACTCAGGTTACGTTAAATCTCTTGAGGCTAGAGTGGCTGGGTTGGCTCTGTAGGGTCAGCCACAAGGGATGCATCTTCTGAAGTGGGGGGTAATTCCTCCACAGGATTAGCTTCCCCGTTTTCCGGAGAGGCGTTTGCTTCTCCGTCTCCCACAGGGGAAATCGCTTCTGATATCAATTCTGGCTCTGACTCTAACTGTTCTGATATCAGTTCGGTTGAATCGGCTTCTGTCGGTAGCAGCGGCTCTGTAATTTCAGCCAGGTCCGGCTCTAAAGAAGCCATATCGGCTTTAGCAGCAGAGCCATTCGTCTCAAACGTATCTCCCCCTTGATCCTCGGTCAGGAAATCGTCATCCAACAGTTCCAAAGAATTATTCGGATTCGCCAGGTTGGGATCGCCGATCTCCTGATCAGCCGTCTGCAAAGCGATCGCCTCCTCGGTGGGCTGAGCTACGTTGACCACTTCAACCCCCTGAGCAGCAACTCCTTCTGGTGCGATCTGCCCTTCTTCTGTGGGCTGAGTCTCATGAGTACCTCGCTGTGCCGCCGTGCTGGCTGCTTTCTCCTTTTCCCTGGCTCTTTCGGCTAACCGGGCTTCCCTTGCTTTGGCTCGTGCTTCTGCTTTGGCAGCTTTCTCCGCTTCTGAGAGAGGCGATCGCACGATGGTGGGCCGGGGTGGAGGTTCAGGCGGTTTTTGCACAGGTTTGCTGGAGGTTTGCCACAAGCCCTTGATCAAGGCTCTGGTGTTACTCGCTAGCTCGGTTAATCGTCCTGAGATGCTGGCTAAGCCTGAGAACAATGAAACAGGTTGCGATTCAGTTGGCAGGCTGGTTTTGGACAGGTGCAGTGGCGTTTTCCAGATTGGCTGAGCCGTGGGCTGAGTTCGCAGATTTTGAGGAGTGAGTTCTCGGCGCAGCGATAGGGTTTGCCAACCAAACCATCCCAACAGAGCAACACTGGCAAATTGCCCCAGCAAAACGCCTCCAGTGATGCGACCCGCACAAACCCAGAGCACAAGCGCGTAAAACATGCCCACGCCACTCCAGGTAAAGTCATATTTGCGGTGTACCTCTGGGAAAAAGAAAGCCGACATATAGAGGGCAAAACTGCCAAGCCCAACGGCAATTGCCAGAATGTATGCGAGCATGATGCTCCTCCTACCTCTCTGAGGATGGTTACTCCCATTTTGCTTGAGATTGTCCCTCGAAAGCACAGGCGGATGCAATGGTCAAAAATTCACTCAATTGGGTGAACCAGATGGTCGATTCTTTACATAAGGATAAGCAATATGTTACTAACTGTATACTTATAAACTGTGTTTCGACGAGGGAACTGTCGTGTTATTCATTGCTTCATTGGTCACTTCCATCGGAGCAGCTTATCTCTACGAAAAGTGTGAGAAGACCCGTGCAGAAGTGGCGATCGCCTGTGTCCCTGTTGCCATTATCAGCCTACTTCTGGCTCTGATGGTAGCTCCCTGGCAAATTCAACTGCTGCTGTTGGTAGGCGCACTGGCATCCTACCAGTACACCAAGACCAAACTCTTCAACTAAGACCTGATTAGTTTTAGAACGGCACCCGGAACGTGCGTCCTCCCGGAGTCCCCTCTCGAACCACCAGATACAGGTTTTGAGAGCCAGACCCCTCCCAGCGGCGATCGAGTACATATACTTCACCTTGTACTGTGCTGCCGGGTTCCACTAGAACGCCACCGCCGTTGCCAAACAAAATACGCGATCGCACTGTATTTCCCGCTTCATCTTCAATGCGACCGCCATAGAGAGGCACAAACCCAAAGTTACGGGGACTATTGTTCTCAATCACTAGATTCAAAGCATAGGTGCCCTGTCGCGTGACTCTGGCACTCTCAAGCCGCAAAGACACATCTTGAACCGTCTGCCCCGATGTCAGCGCGATCTCGCCAGAGGCGGGTTGAGTCGGACGGACAGCAGGGGTCGGAGTTGGGGTGGGTGTTGGTGCTGCGGTCGGAGCAGGGGTTGCGGCTGGTGCTGGAGTTGGAGTCGGGATCGCAGCGGGGACTGGAGTCGGGGTAGGTCGAGCCGCAACGGCTCCTCCGGATCTACAGCTTGGGTTATAGCTAAAGACATCACGCCATCGCCGCACCGTGTCATCTCCGATTTCATAGGTGATGGGTTGACCCGTTCTTAAGGTGACTCGGACGGGAATATCCTGATCTGGAGCACTACTCAAAATCCGGGCATCATTGGCATCAACCTGGAAGAGGTGTCGGGCTGCGTACCAACTGCCACCCAACGCGATTTCGTTATAGTTGTTTCCCTGCTGGACGTAATCCACATAATTAAATGGCGTGGGATCAGAGTAACGTGCCGCTCGGTTTGACTGAGGCGTTAACGTCAGCAATTGCCCATTAATATTCATCTCAATGCGGGTGGGAATGATGCGAGCCGCATTCCCTTGGGCGTTATTCGTGGCGACATGGAAGATCAGCTCAGCATAACACCCATCATTGTTGCTGCCCCAGGCAGAGA is a genomic window of Oscillatoria sp. FACHB-1407 containing:
- a CDS encoding Ycf66 family protein → MLAYILAIAVGLGSFALYMSAFFFPEVHRKYDFTWSGVGMFYALVLWVCAGRITGGVLLGQFASVALLGWFGWQTLSLRRELTPQNLRTQPTAQPIWKTPLHLSKTSLPTESQPVSLFSGLASISGRLTELASNTRALIKGLWQTSSKPVQKPPEPPPRPTIVRSPLSEAEKAAKAEARAKAREARLAERAREKEKAASTAAQRGTHETQPTEEGQIAPEGVAAQGVEVVNVAQPTEEAIALQTADQEIGDPNLANPNNSLELLDDDFLTEDQGGDTFETNGSAAKADMASLEPDLAEITEPLLPTEADSTELISEQLESEPELISEAISPVGDGEANASPENGEANPVEELPPTSEDASLVADPTEPTQPL